The Papaver somniferum cultivar HN1 chromosome 6, ASM357369v1, whole genome shotgun sequence genome segment TCACCATAAAACTTTAAATACATCCTTTTAAAAGAGCTGAAACCGCAAATACCTCTGAATTTCCAAGAAAATCTAATTTGACACTATTTCACCAACTACTGCTAGAATTATCTCCATCCATATACCTTTATACGAATGACTTGAATGGGATTGTCTACAGAGATGTCTCTAGCATTTGTTATGAAAAAGCATCCATATGAGATGTTGAGCATCAATTTAATTAGACTGAGGTCACTGTAGTCGGTCAGATTGGTGGTGCTTTATACCTCTATTAGATCACCAAAAGCAAACACATACCTATAGCCCCACTCGAATTCAAGGGGTTTTTCAAATTTGAGAGCAATGAACAAATGCAGTTTTTCATGTGACTTCTCCTCATAATCCCCCTGCAAAACAAAGACACGGATTTGTTATCAAAATTCAAGCacaccaaaaaggaaaaaaaaatctttaaccCCATTGGGAGACTACAAATAACGACTTCCCTGTTATTATGAACATCTATGCCTTGAGGGATGGTACAAATAACGAATTTCATGACAGTAGTCTGAAAGGAAATATGGAAAGTGAAGTTTTAACATTGGAAAAATTTAACAACATTTCAAGAAAGGTGTTAAAACAGCTAATATCTTACATGAAGATAACCTCTTTAGAGAAAGCAACCTACAAACGTATATGGTACTACTGGCCACAAAAAAAAATGGTACAAATGGTAACATTTACTTGGAGTCTTTACTGTTTTGGGACAATGCACCGCCCAGGTAGACTAAATCGAATTCGTGTGTAGAATTGATCTAAACCAAAATGAAGGCTAATTAGTTAGCTAAAGAAACTGTGTTTAAGTTGTTGAAATGGAACACAACTTAAACATAATAGCCAATAGTATTCTTAACTCTGTAACAATATTAGCCAATGCATCATTATCAAAGTGTTACACAATAATCACTAAACAGCATTTTCAGCAACCTTCACATCATTGTACAACAATCACATGCCCTTTAAATTTGATAAAAGATGAGTATTCCAGTGGTTTACCTGAAACGGATGCGCTAGCTTTTTCCTCGTTATGTCCGCAACCAACAAAAATCTGCaataatacatcaaaatttaTAACAAAACCAATCGATCAAAACAACTTTtaattggattttttttaattCGTAACTTATGATCAATCGATGCATCAAAACAACTTTAATTGATACGCGTAACGTCTGACAATTAAAATGGAGAAGAACTCGCACCAAACCATAAAATTTAAAAGTGCACTTTTTCCATCACCTGGCTATTTATCTTGAGACTAATGGCTAGGTACCTCACTGCCATAAATAACAATAATCAAACAGTAAGGGTACCAAAATATGTTTAAGGTGCTTATGTTTTAGAAAAGACATGTCAGGAACACAATTTAAAATCAAAGTtaggaacaaagaaaaaaaatgggcAAAATCAAACTATAATTGAAAAGAATTAAACAATTACCTAAGATGGATGGCACCTCTCACAGCTGCCTGTATAGCTTATAAAATTGATTAGACGATTTTGAATTAAAGGTCGAAAATAATGTTGTTAATGGGGTTCTGTAACGGACTAAAATGATGGTGTTGTTATGGTGAAATTGAACCTCCCTGCATAGCTTCAGGAAGCGGAAGGCTGAGAAGATGAGGAATTAAACGCAAGGTATGCTCAACCAAATCAACATTTTggagaaaaatatcaaaatgaATTAAACAGAATCACTCAGAAATTCAACACAACTATTAGTGTAAATGATAAGATCCCTAAActgaattagaaaaaaaaaaagtgagtcATACCTGAGAAACTCTCTACTCCTGCTCAATATCAATCAAAATCGAGTGTGAGAAAACCTTATATATAACCTCTTTGTCATCCTTATCTTGGTGCTTTGGTCCATGAATGCGATTTTTTCATTAATGCCAAGGAAAATAAAAACGCTTGATAAATGAGATCCATTTACAACTTTACACGGTGAACGAATGGAAAAATAGTTATCCTTCGAAAAACGCTTCACGTGGAATCCGAAAAGTAACGCACATAATAAATGGAGTGACAAAATATGCGGGAATATGAAATCTGGACCATTGGATTAGAGCTTAAAAGGTGGGTTAAGCCTTAATCACGATTTATCTTTTGCACTTTCAGAAAGTCGTCGATCATTGGAAAAGATACGTTTAGATCCATTAGATTGTGcaaaacacatttgtttttgtaagatagactAGTATATGACCCGTGTCGTAATAGTCCGAGCTGCTGATTGTTGTTTTTGTTATAATTTATCCTTAATAGGGTCATAATTATTCTTTTTAAAAGAACTTTGCCAAAAGAATTACTCACCTGGATTTGAAACTattaaataatactccctccattcctgtaaaaaagatattttcactttttcaaGTTGGACTATTTTTAGAATAACATGTCGGTATATGGTTTATCATTTGTAAAATAACATGTCGGATGAATATAACCTATGTCAATTactaaaacaaaaaaacaaaaaaaaaacaaaaaggaaaaaagtaTAGTGGTACATTCATTTAATTTAATCTTTTGCTGAGTATATCCAATTTGATTGCCGGTGGATTTCATATCTTTAACGTTGTGCCTGTATGAATTTTGTATGTTTCACTCAACTGGTGtttttgaatctcttttcttcttctcactTGTTTCCTTTTATGAGATAACCAATTCTCTTTCTCCCGAAAACCGTGGATTTCATTTGCATCCTAAAATGTATTTGTTAttgttgtatttttctttttttagactTACGTGAAACTCCAAAGGgaaatttgtttttttcttcacCATTGAGTTTGATACTGGTATACCACTCAATCACCTTATTTTTGGTTGCCGGATTCATGTTTCTCAGTTTGATGTCTTTTTGCAAGGAATTTTTGTGGCCAGAATTCATGTGTTCTATCTGAAGTGGTAGACACTTAACATACAAAAGTAgtgatgaacaaaaagaaaatgttGTCGTATGAACCATTTTTCTTTAGATGGTGATGTCCAACATTAGTCTTTGAATTAGCTCCAAAATGGATTTCTATATACATCGATCTCTTTATAAACTTCGTATTCAAGATCTTTGTTGGGCGTGACACGGAATGCGCCCATTGCACACAGAACAATAACAGTACAGTTAAATTTTACCATTTCTTTTGTGGTCAGTAATACCATAATTTAACGTGGCAATTCAACTTCTTTTCTCGTGTAGGGCAGAAAAGGGACAACAGATGTCAAGATAGGGACTCAAATGCTGTGCAATTTATTAGTCAAACATAGTATACGTACATACAGTTGTAAAGAAGCGGCAGAGTGAATTTAAGCAATAGTGTATGGCTCCTGAATCATTGGCAAAGATACTAGCATCTCCAGCAAGAAATTAGATCCAGATTTGGAGCAGTAAGTAATCTGTATAATTTGACCACATACAACACATATTATTTAGATCGAGAAACCATATTAGAAGATGGAAGACAAAGATACTTACCTGAGAAAACACATACGGACATGAACAACCAAGTTTACAGAGTAGTGAATTAGTGATGCATCATTTGTATTAAAAAATGCTGTCTGACAATTCTGATGGTAGGAAGATTAGATTTGTCGTGTAAGAGCTTTCCTGTCGTCAGGTTCATCTAAAATCTCTTCAGTCCACTGAATGTTACCATCTGCATCTTCATGCAAGTATCCATAGAAGCATGCTGAGTTCTAATAAAGCTATAACAAAAGAGCTTATTATCCATCTGCATCTTGACACGCTCCATAGTCTTATCTCCACATTGTTTCGGCTACATAAACAATGGCATGGGTATAAaagaatactccctccgtcccactaataagtgacctagttacttttagattttgtcccaccattaagtgacctatatcactaaacaaggtgatatttctaaaattatccttttaattgattataagaaatataagaaatatgcataatttgatagtcatgtttatattcgttacgtaggtgttttaaaatgcttttcaatggtacaaAGTTTGagaacatccgtggtgtaatttgagagataaatcatttcaaaatttcactatttattatccataagggtataattgtaaaaagtgcttaaaaatacttttctccttgcttgccttaaaaattgtgcaaacttgaactaggtcacttaatagtgggacggagggagtatatatagAATgcaggaattaccaataggtactattatggtagtcttaCTTAgtagcaggtccacccactaaagcccagtaaccagaggtccataataaaaagaaaaagaggaaattgGACCAAAATTTTTATCCCCTGGTCCGGTACACGTGCGGGATGTCATAATCCACTTTCAAAAATACCCAAACTACCCATTCCCTGGTAATACATATATATCTCTTAAAACAAATCACCATTATTTACGGATTTGAGTTCCGCTCTCCTCctctctttcttcatcttctcaaattttgctcctgCTTTTGGATTACGAGCTAGAGTTTTTATGAAGATTTCTTTGAAGATTTACAGGTTTGTTATGTCtgctgctgttttttttttttttgcaactgaATCTgtgaatcttgatcgtaattacttttgtttgtttttttgatcTGTGAATATGTGatctgtttgttttttgttttttttcaactGAATCTGTGAATCTTGatctgttgttttttttgtttgttttttgcatttatttttgttttggtttgtttttttatcttgatcgtaattattcaattttttggcTAGATTATGATGTTTTGAACATATTCgaactttcgatttgattatcttgttgttttcgcttcttcattttatcaaaatcttgcttgtttgttgtttcaggggtattatccaacagtacatatgttgaatactgatacaaattgcttttgattctgttttgttcttagttttatcacttgttgttgtttgattcacaagtacatatcttcgatactgaaataagactctctcgattATGTTACTTTGATAGATTCTTTACATACAattgttttttagttcatgaatcagcagtacatatgtggaatactgatacaaactgttttttttttgggttgatcCATTAGTACGTATGTGTAGTACTGAATATGTGCTTTAATTCGTCTATATTCATGGATTCGTCATTTTTTCTTtgcatgcagttgattttttagttcatttgattttgttttattcaaagTTTTTCCACTGTTTGTCTGTTGGTAGTTTAGTTCGGGTTAGGCGTAGGAATGGATCGTGGTGGCCGTGGCGTATAATGGGATTTCCTGAATTTCCTGATGGTTGCGTCCTTTCTCTGAAGGATCAAACTCCGGTGAAGTTCTTGGGACGATATAATGCAAACATGTAAGTGTTTCGATATTCTTGTTTATGTAATCTTGTTTAGTATGAAGTGTATTTTAATGGGTGTGCATAATGTATGTACTGCATTCTCATGCTTTTTTAGTGTGTTTTGATGAGAGTGTGTAATGCATGTATTGCATTCTCATGCATTTTTAGTGAGTTTGATGGAGTCCATAATGAATGTACTGTATTATTCCCAGATAAGTATTGTAGAAGGTTTTTGCAGCTTCATTTGGTATAATTTGGCAGTGCGTATATGCTGCACTGctgaaaattcagtttatatACGCTACACTGACGAGAAATCAGTGTGTAAATGTTGCACTCTGTAAAAATCACAGTCTACACTTCATAGAACATTACAGTAGCTGCTGGTTTTTTGCTCCATAACTATTATTCTGCACTAAGCATAACCAAGTAATCTGCTTGGAGTTTTTATACATTTTTTAATCATATCAGTTGGTCACTTAGAAGGGGGCTCAACAAGACGTGCTAGTTGATATGGTTGCATAAAGTCATTCTTACAAGCAGAGATTGGTACACCTTATCAACACAACTACATAAGACTCTTGCTTAAGTTTCTTTTTTCGCATAGaggaataccaaaaaaaaaaactaataaacagtttatctccttgctatacctttttctcttagtatACCAGCACCGTCGTCTATCCGTTGGACAACCCATAACgattttagtttcaatttttaAGTATATTCACTCTATAATTACCCAAGTTGGACTAAGTGAAGTATTGTTCATTATGGGGACATTTATAGGATCCTGTACATATTTTTCTTAACATTAAATCCGTGTTATTATGTTTAAAATCCACTGAAAATATGAGTGCATccaatatgtactgatagttgtgAAACGAAGACTTGTCTTTCTTAGCATTACAcataggtttagatagaattagtTGTGTTTTGTAACGCAATCACTGTCATGGTGTGAAAGGAAGAATTTTGTTTCTTAGCATTATCCATTGGTTATATGATATTTTTGGGTTGGTAATGGAATTGGCTTATTAAGCAGTTTATGTGTCGGTTCGAgaacgatttttttttgtattatacaGTATGAATTGAGTTTATTCAAGGATGATTTTTGTAGATGTAAAACATGAACTGAGTATAGGTATACTGTCAATAAATTGGGTGTATAAGTACTGTCAAGAAATAATTATTTGTTGCCTTCGAAAAAGAAATGACCGAATAAATTGAGTGCAGATGTACTGTCAAGAAATTGAGTACATCATTTATAGACTGGAAAACATTTTGCAGGTTTATTACTCTTCGTTAGTTGGTATGGTTTGCTAAACACCAACACGTCTTAAGAGTTTTCATTGGTAATGGGTGATAAGTTCCTtaaatacatcttttgaatgtcaattttttatgcttttcttagttatttctcttgtatttttgtatattacgtttgttttattttgcaggcattttggagtcatgttacatgaaagaagaggagaagaggcaTAATTCATCATTTTGGCTACGCTAGGTGCTAATGGATTTGAAGCCAAGGCAGTTACATTTATTAATCGGGGTAGCCACCTCTGTGATAAGGGCCAGTCTTATAcgcaacaacaacaaagctaggtCCTAATACACTCGACCAGTTCCGCTCATTTCATCTCAGTCTACAACCAAAATACGAAGAGCTGCTGCCAAGAGTTCACCGTTGTCCAACAAAGTCGACCAGTAGCTAGTCACGGTTCTTGTGGTCGTGTTTGAGGAGGAAAGGCGTGATCCAGAAGCTCAGAACAACACGACAGAGTGAGAGATTAATACCGAGAAACCAGTTGGGAAAGAGTTGTTGTCTGTCATTGATTGGAATGAAGATCAAGGGAGATCAGGACTGGGATATCGAAGCTGAGAAGGAAATAAAGATTGGGTATTCAATTTTGgagagtttggtttgattttgaagtcGTTTTTCTGGCAAGAGAAGGCAGTGAAGAGAAGACAAGTTGCTGCCGTTATGATGATAAGTGATGATGAATGTTTCTGAGTTTTGAATGAATTAGAAATGTGGATGCTTGTGTAATTTAATTATTGTCGCAGGGAAGGAGATTGAAAGAGCTTAGGATTCAACATCAAGCTCAGAACTGTATATAAGCAAACTGCACACAGGTTGtttctaagcagtgcgacagatatgtactcaaatttgtaagcagtgtagcaaatatgtactcgaatttttaagcagtgtagcagagatgtactcaaatttgtaagcagtgtagacacacacgtttggtagtaatgggtattatggacattttcatgttttaattaattttggacctccggataaaaaaaagattcggttggaccctactataaataactatatgggcctaggaccaaacaagaaattttccatatAATACAAAGAGGAACTTTGTTGTCtttgtaaaaaaaatatatatatatatataggtattCACCTGAACAGCTGTTGGGTTATGTCTTGGTCCGAGTGGGCTTACATAACTAATGCAATTAAATATGAACCTAATGGCTGTCATTATTCATAAGCTGGAATGAAATGAAGAAACAGCCTAGATTATTTACCCGCAGGATCATCTATTTTTTCTCTGGAGATTCCCCCATGAGAAGGTGTACCTGCTGACACTGCAATTTTGTCTCAATGATAATGGACGGGGTTCATTAGAGTTATGGGTACATCCCTAGAGggtttccttcttgacataaccCAAGACGCATGGAAGATCAATCTAATAAGAAATGAGCAATCACTCAGTTACAAATTTCCTAATCTAGAAAGGAATGAACAAAGTCCAGAAACccaaaaaaatcaaatgaatACAACAATCGGAATTTAAAAATGCAATTGAATTACCAAAGACAATTGAATTACCTAAGAAAATTGAATTACCTAAGATGTTTGTAACTCTGATGATTTTCTGAATCCAACAATCAAAACCTACATTAGAACAATAATAATCTTATTAAAACTCAAAGCAAATCAAACTATCACCGaaagaatcaaataaaaaataatcgGTCATTACCAAGTAGTGCTGAGAGAGATTGCGACTGAAACTGGGATCACCCCGTCTAGGGTTTACGTAGTGGAACATTTGAAACAGATGTTGCATGTAACGTTTGAAGTTATTACTGGGTTTTTAAATAAAATCGTTTTTGTATTCGTAACTGAAGAGGAGATCAATGTATAATTCCTAACTGAAGATAATAATAGGAGCAGGAGAATATTATTAAAAGAAACTCAACTATTAGTGCTGATTGATGCCCTAAATTGGTGCTGATATTAATGGATGCGTGAATTTGGACGGTTGGATGGGGGCGTTAAACATGGATTGATTTTTATCTGCGATTTGTCTCTCAACTTTCTGAACTTTGAGAGCAAATGGTGGCCGTGGATCGCACTGAAAAACACATCCACAACCATTGGATTTTacaaaaaccatttgtttttgtaagatagattttcttttatgtcttttgagcttttaaaacaaaattttggAAGATAGAAAGACAAGTGTTTGATCATCCTTGATTTTTCTAAaagagtttctgagcaagaatgaagtgtaaaagtttcacatcctctcaccgtgcaagagtgattgtgtaaaaGATTGATCTCGGCTATTTTATCCCGGGGACGATgcgacatggaagaactgtttgcacaatcttgggcagagccgtgaaacgtcttaaagagagcgacctagtCTGCGAATCAGccataaaattattttatttttgtttttgttttttcgttTTACAGGCATGATTCAACAATTGTTCTAACAATTTTAATACGTTTTATTTTCCACGGATATTAGAAGAAACGATTGCTTAAACGCGATAAATATCATTGTTAATTTTGTTTATTGAATTATTAACGATATAATTATTCTTTAACGACTTTATATGATGATTGGAAATTTTAGGTTATTAGATACCTAAAGTTCAATTTTAGAGTGCGAATTcgtgcacactccttaacgagtgtatatttcacatttcaatcTACACCCTtaatttaatttagggagttatgtaacgagggtcgtgattctaaacatggagggtaatggggccatcagttaaataatcaaccaatcataAGAATAtttgaaatatacactcgttagaggagtgtgaacagatttgTACTCTAAATTTTATGTCTAATCTTGATGGACTAGAATTGTAACATGGCTAGCAAAATATTGTTGAtgataaattaatattttctCACATGCTATAAAGTTTTTTGTGCATCTCTTTAAAGAAAAATGAGTTGGACTAGAAATTTTAACCATATATATTAGACATCATGAAGATCATCATAATTTTTGGATTACAAAATTGAATAACATAGCTGAAAATTTCTGACAATTAGAAATTTAGTCTTGATTAATTTCGTTTTTCTGATCTCTGTGTTGATATTTTGGGTTTGTGTGTAACATGAAACTTCTAAATCATGAACTTATCTTCAAAACACATCTTGAGATTTCCTGTTCGGATTTTTAGATTGAGAGATGTGGTGATTTCAAAACCGTTGTGTATATTTGTCCAGAATAGGATACATGATACTTGATATTAGAGATTAGAGGTGTAAGAAATTATATTTAAAATCATGTTTTTGGTTCTACTACTTTATACTATTTTTTTGGTAATGAGAAAGAAGATTATTGTTAGAAATCAAAGTAATGCACCACATGTGTTTGATAATATGCTTAATAGAAAGTTATAACTATATGTATAATGTTATAACTATATaactttgaatctttgtttgaaACTTTAGAGAAACTTTGAGTTCTaagttttatttgatttttaagtAATAATGTGAGTGCATACCTTACTTATTTTTTGGTTCTAAATGCTCACATGTAAATGATTGtgactaggggtgcacataccctacccatacccgccaaccctaccctacccgccagttttttaaccgtatcctatcctatccactatttggcgggtagggtggcgggtaaagattttcttaaccgctagtaaacgggtagggtggcgggtataggccatatcctacccaccctacctagaagtgcacataccctactcctacccgccaaccctaccctacccgccagttttttaaccgtatcctaccctatccattatttggcgggtagggtggcgggtaaagattttcttaaccgctagTAAACGGGCAGAGTGgagggtataggccatatcctacccaccctacccgttgtgcagccctaattgtgacaggtgaaaattcacttacttgagcaagtttttatttccaataaaataaaaattgcggGAAATTAATTTATGAGTGGAACAacgtttttgatgatttttttgttGATGTGCAAAGAATGTACAATGGTTTATGACTAACTGAGCTTTCAAAGAAAAAGatgtatgtttgatgaactatttgcaGTTATTGTGGTGATCAAATAATTACATTCTAGATTTAAActaaattgattgttcaatcctagaataaattttagggaaacaagatatcgagaattattgtgtatgacaataaacatgtgactcatataagtttggaacttatgaaaTAGAATTTGATACgaaaccaaaaccgaaagaattagaaacctagtcaaaacaaatgtgaataccaactctcaccaagaaatgaataTAATATTGATTATGGAGTTATTTGCTATGCTTGCACGacattgcaaggatatcaaatgttattaacaatgCTTTTCAAGATAAGTTAATTTGAATTGTGGATACAGtgagaggttggtatatattgATGTTTTACACCATgcttgttttgataggttatggttcaaaagttgaaccgaatcgtttgaaagaaagtggtgttgagatatactcagATCTCTAGGGTTCTCGGTATTGGTATGGTCtcaaagtttactttgggtagaacaatattgttaaagatgttcatacttccgaaatgagAAATAATCTACTTTCCGCCTATCTTGTTATTTAacaagattgagattagaaatttgttgaatttgatcattgcaTTAATACAAATGATATGTTATggataaaaatattgcaattttatcataacataaactgaattttgaatatttgaaatatgagattttgtcaCGCTTTTGAGAAACCAATGAGTTAGTGATGAGTATGAGCATGTTATGTTTTCCTCtaaacttggtgaattttttGAATAACATGCATGTAATCTTAGGAAACTTGCATAAGTATGAAATGAAATAAAATGTATGAGAATTTTATAAAACATGTTTGATGCTTCGAATAACTTGTATTGATATCAAAAATGATCTTTTGAATAATGAACTAGGTGATGTTGTCTTCacgaaaattgtttgaattttcaTCCTTTATATTGTGTAAAGCGTTTTGGATTTAGATCCTTTGTTCATTAActgtttcaaaataaataaatcaaaataaaatggATATATATTGTTTTGAAAATTCTTGATTGAGTTAAAGAATAGTGGGGGTTCCACATCATATGTTTTACCATCTTTGATTTAAATTAGAAGAACaagaaaaatgaaggtgacaagtaatgCACTAAGAATCAACCTAGAAAAATCACATATAGTGAGACTAAAGTTTAGTCATGAATATTTGTTGCTTATTATTGGAAAGTTAAATTTTCATAGAGAGTAACCTTAATCTTCAAAATTTTAATATTTGGCAAAAACATTTATGAGCCTATTGTTTTTTAGATAAGTAAACAGAGAATGTATACTTCGTTGACACTTGCATTCATGTCGCTAAATTAACTTACATTCTTGTTTGTAGATGTTGTTTTCTTCTATGCGCGATT includes the following:
- the LOC113289980 gene encoding uncharacterized protein LOC113289980 isoform X1, which gives rise to MYYCRFLLVADITRKKLAHPFQGDYEEKSHEKLHLFIALKFEKPLEFEWGYRGTFADIHIVDELLKGKLGPKIVHIPSRQMKLYMFHTSQVSLHVHFVKSIS
- the LOC113289980 gene encoding uncharacterized protein LOC113289980 isoform X2, which gives rise to MYYCRFLLVADITRKKLAHPFQGDYEEKSHEKLHLFIALKFEKPLEFEWGYRGTFADIHIVDELLKGKLGPKIVHIPSRQMKLYMFHTSQKIDPSA